A single window of Agromyces aureus DNA harbors:
- a CDS encoding FtsK/SpoIIIE domain-containing protein, translated as MKLKVGLRRQQGAPVDLVITTDATATVGDVASAIAHNDPASPGLRGVTGLSLAVAPPTSSEPVVLDPQVLIGDAAIGSGFNAAVVAGQTAGGQGGQSAVAAVMRVHNGPDAGREFGLRRGASIIGRAAGADIVLVDALASKRHARVEVDQSSIELVDLNSANGLLVDGGLVQRVRVIPGQTITIGDTDISFSLVAASDAAPAADPVLERGGSLMFNRSPRVEERYPGLEHRHPTVPNEAEPRLFPWPMIVAPIMLGFAMFAFTQRASSLLIIAMSPLMMLGNFVGQRTQQGKKLRLEIDTFETQIEDLEEKLAKETVVERSRRHEESPSVASVYEQAMRLGPLLWTRRPEHWNFLALRLGVGRARSRNTVAESNELKGIARFARQVDVLRDRHEYIDEVPLVEMLPSSGAIGIAGPRHLAADVLRGLGVQLFGLHAPNELITAAIVDPAWAREIEWMKWLPHTTSPKSPFADLALADSQSAGTALLNALEETILERLSGTASRRGPLSTDDSTMSLGARVGASGNSAGDLDGDLALVLIVTNDAPVDRPRLTQVIERGADAGIFTIFLAPTVESLPAACRTFIDATDGLDKARVGYVRAGEDYRDAVIEGVSNQYAEVFAKRLAPVVDSSSVTADSTDLPRSVSLLRLLGTDLAAQPSTAVERWRQNNSILDRTRGVRPRLKRAGTLKAFIGQGSPDAMSLDLRTQGPHALVGGTTGSGKSEFLQAWVLGMAAEYSPDRVTFLFVDYKGGSAFADCVELPHCVGLVTDLSPHLVRRALTSLRAELHHREHLFNRKKAKDLLELEKRQDPETPPALVLVIDEFAALAGEVPEFVDGVVDIAQRGRSLGIHLIMATQRPAGVIKDNLRANTNLRVALRMADVSDSNDVVGDPVAGTFDPSIPGRGIAKTGPGRLVPFQSGYAGGWTSDVPDVAQAKVAELRFGGAIVWENDADAESDTHDEDLGPNDQKRLVKNLIAAASEARIPAPRRPWLDDLATTVDLRSLPQDGDSRIPLGLADIPERQLQEPMYFVPDTDGHMLVYGTSGAGKSTALRSIAIAVGARPDLSRAVVYGLDFGTGSLRAIEDLPHVGSIVPGDDAERVQRLLRNIRSVLDERAKRFSAVNAATLSEYRTITGRTDESRILLLIDGFGTFKQEWEATSARSPFYAIFMRLLGEGRPLGIHAVVTADRYGAVPTAVSANVSKRIILRMSDDGAYAILGAPKDVLNERSAPGRAIVDGFETQIAAIGGTANVAEQMSAMQEFAEALRARGAVEASEIGALPTSLAPADLPDQLDGQPVIGVADDVLGPKGFEPIGTFVIAGPPKSGKSNALRALVTSMRRFDPSVELFHFGGRRAVLREFAPWRRSATSIDDARALAKELVGIVGDESIPGRIMIVVENVTEFGDTDAERPLKELFQAINRSDHFLVGDGDVSQLSSGYGLVGELKAGRRGIALRPETYDGDSLFKVPFPKVARHEYPEGRGIFVENGAFVTVQLPLVGEQPLGG; from the coding sequence ATGAAGCTCAAAGTCGGTCTCCGCCGCCAGCAGGGCGCTCCCGTCGACCTCGTCATCACGACGGATGCCACGGCCACCGTCGGCGACGTCGCCTCGGCCATCGCGCACAACGACCCCGCGTCGCCCGGCCTCCGCGGCGTGACGGGGCTCAGCCTCGCGGTCGCGCCGCCGACCTCGAGCGAGCCCGTCGTGCTCGACCCGCAGGTGCTCATCGGCGACGCCGCGATCGGCTCGGGCTTCAACGCGGCCGTCGTGGCCGGCCAGACCGCAGGCGGCCAGGGCGGCCAGTCGGCCGTCGCCGCCGTGATGCGCGTGCACAACGGGCCCGACGCGGGCCGCGAGTTCGGGCTCCGGCGCGGGGCGAGCATCATCGGCCGTGCGGCCGGCGCCGACATCGTGCTCGTCGACGCGCTCGCGTCCAAGCGCCACGCGCGGGTCGAGGTCGACCAGTCCTCGATCGAGCTCGTCGACCTGAACTCGGCGAACGGGCTCCTCGTCGACGGCGGTCTCGTGCAGCGCGTTCGCGTGATCCCGGGCCAGACGATCACGATCGGCGACACCGACATCTCGTTCTCGCTCGTCGCCGCGAGCGACGCGGCCCCGGCGGCCGACCCGGTGCTCGAACGCGGCGGTTCGCTGATGTTCAACCGGTCGCCGCGCGTCGAGGAACGCTACCCGGGTCTCGAGCACCGGCATCCGACCGTCCCGAACGAAGCCGAACCGCGCCTGTTCCCGTGGCCCATGATCGTCGCGCCGATCATGCTCGGCTTCGCGATGTTCGCCTTCACGCAGCGCGCGTCGTCACTGCTCATCATCGCGATGTCGCCGCTCATGATGCTCGGCAACTTCGTCGGCCAGCGCACCCAGCAGGGCAAGAAGCTGCGGCTCGAGATCGACACGTTCGAGACGCAGATCGAAGACCTCGAGGAGAAGCTCGCGAAGGAGACGGTCGTCGAGCGGTCGCGCCGCCACGAGGAATCGCCCTCGGTCGCCTCCGTCTACGAGCAGGCCATGCGCCTCGGTCCGCTGCTCTGGACCCGTCGCCCAGAGCACTGGAACTTCCTCGCGCTGCGCCTCGGGGTCGGGAGGGCACGCAGCCGCAACACCGTCGCCGAGTCGAACGAGCTGAAGGGCATCGCGCGCTTCGCCCGTCAGGTCGACGTGCTGCGCGACCGCCACGAGTACATCGACGAGGTGCCGCTGGTCGAGATGCTGCCGAGCTCGGGCGCGATCGGCATCGCCGGGCCTCGTCACCTCGCCGCCGACGTGCTGCGCGGCCTCGGCGTGCAGCTGTTCGGCCTGCATGCGCCGAACGAGCTCATCACCGCCGCGATCGTCGACCCCGCGTGGGCCCGTGAGATCGAGTGGATGAAGTGGCTCCCGCACACGACGAGCCCGAAGTCGCCGTTCGCCGACCTCGCCCTCGCCGACAGCCAGTCGGCGGGCACGGCCCTGCTGAACGCGCTCGAGGAGACGATCCTCGAGCGCCTCTCGGGCACGGCGAGCCGCCGAGGCCCGCTCAGCACCGACGACTCGACCATGTCGCTCGGCGCACGCGTGGGGGCCTCGGGCAACTCGGCGGGCGATCTCGACGGAGACCTCGCCCTCGTGCTCATCGTCACCAACGACGCACCGGTCGACCGCCCTCGCCTCACGCAGGTCATCGAGCGCGGGGCGGATGCCGGCATCTTCACGATCTTCCTCGCGCCCACCGTCGAGTCGCTGCCGGCCGCATGCCGCACGTTCATCGACGCCACCGACGGTCTCGACAAGGCCAGGGTCGGCTACGTTCGCGCCGGCGAGGACTACCGCGACGCCGTCATCGAGGGCGTCTCGAACCAGTACGCCGAGGTGTTCGCGAAGCGCCTCGCGCCCGTCGTCGACTCGAGCTCGGTCACCGCGGACTCCACCGACCTGCCCCGCAGCGTCTCGCTGCTGCGCCTGCTCGGCACCGACCTCGCGGCCCAGCCCTCGACCGCGGTCGAGCGCTGGAGGCAGAACAACTCGATCCTCGACCGCACGCGCGGTGTGCGACCCCGCCTGAAGCGCGCCGGCACGCTCAAGGCCTTCATCGGCCAGGGCAGCCCCGACGCGATGTCGCTCGACCTGCGCACGCAGGGCCCGCACGCGCTCGTCGGCGGCACCACGGGCTCGGGCAAATCCGAGTTCCTGCAGGCGTGGGTGCTCGGCATGGCGGCCGAGTACAGCCCCGACCGCGTCACGTTCCTCTTCGTCGACTACAAGGGCGGGTCGGCGTTCGCCGACTGCGTCGAACTGCCGCACTGCGTGGGGCTCGTCACCGACCTGAGCCCGCACCTCGTGCGCCGCGCCCTCACGAGCCTCCGCGCCGAGCTGCACCACCGCGAGCACCTCTTCAACCGCAAGAAGGCGAAGGACCTCCTCGAGCTCGAGAAGCGCCAAGACCCCGAGACCCCGCCCGCGCTCGTGCTCGTCATCGACGAGTTCGCCGCCCTCGCCGGCGAGGTTCCCGAGTTCGTCGACGGCGTCGTCGACATCGCCCAGCGCGGCCGCTCGCTCGGCATCCACCTGATCATGGCGACCCAGCGCCCCGCCGGCGTCATCAAGGACAACCTGCGTGCGAACACGAACCTCCGCGTCGCACTGCGCATGGCGGATGTCTCCGACTCGAACGACGTCGTCGGCGACCCCGTCGCCGGCACCTTCGACCCGTCGATCCCCGGCCGTGGCATCGCCAAGACCGGGCCAGGACGCCTCGTGCCGTTCCAGTCCGGCTACGCCGGCGGGTGGACGAGCGACGTGCCCGACGTCGCCCAGGCCAAGGTCGCCGAACTCCGCTTCGGCGGTGCGATCGTGTGGGAGAACGACGCCGACGCCGAGTCCGACACGCACGATGAAGACCTGGGCCCGAACGACCAGAAGCGGCTCGTCAAGAACCTCATCGCCGCGGCATCCGAAGCCCGGATCCCCGCTCCTCGCCGGCCGTGGCTCGACGACCTGGCGACCACCGTCGACCTGCGCAGCCTGCCGCAGGACGGCGATTCGCGCATCCCGCTGGGCCTCGCCGACATCCCCGAGCGTCAGCTCCAGGAGCCGATGTACTTCGTGCCCGACACCGACGGCCACATGCTCGTCTACGGCACGAGCGGCGCCGGCAAGTCCACCGCGCTGCGCTCGATCGCGATCGCCGTCGGCGCCCGCCCCGACCTTTCGCGCGCCGTGGTCTACGGCCTCGACTTCGGCACCGGGTCCCTGCGCGCCATCGAAGACCTGCCGCACGTCGGATCGATCGTGCCGGGCGACGACGCCGAGCGCGTGCAGCGCCTGCTCCGCAACATCCGCTCGGTGCTCGACGAACGGGCCAAGCGGTTCTCGGCCGTGAACGCGGCGACCCTGTCGGAGTACCGCACGATCACCGGCCGTACCGACGAATCGCGCATCCTGCTGCTCATCGACGGCTTCGGCACGTTCAAGCAGGAGTGGGAGGCCACCTCCGCCCGCTCGCCGTTCTACGCGATCTTCATGCGACTGCTCGGCGAGGGCCGCCCGCTCGGCATCCACGCCGTCGTGACCGCCGACCGCTACGGCGCCGTGCCGACCGCGGTCAGTGCGAACGTCAGCAAGCGCATCATCCTGCGCATGTCGGATGACGGTGCCTACGCCATCCTCGGCGCCCCGAAGGACGTGCTCAACGAGCGCAGCGCCCCGGGGCGCGCCATCGTCGACGGCTTCGAGACGCAGATCGCGGCCATCGGCGGCACCGCGAACGTCGCCGAGCAGATGAGCGCGATGCAGGAGTTCGCCGAGGCGCTCCGCGCGCGCGGCGCGGTCGAGGCCTCCGAGATCGGCGCGCTGCCGACCTCGCTCGCCCCGGCCGACCTGCCCGACCAGCTCGACGGACAGCCGGTCATCGGCGTCGCCGACGACGTGCTCGGGCCCAAGGGATTCGAGCCGATCGGCACCTTCGTCATCGCCGGGCCCCCGAAGAGCGGCAAGTCGAACGCCCTGCGGGCGCTCGTCACGTCGATGCGCCGCTTCGACCCGTCCGTCGAGCTCTTCCACTTCGGCGGTCGGCGCGCGGTGCTGCGCGAGTTCGCGCCGTGGCGCCGTTCGGCGACGAGCATCGACGACGCCAGGGCGCTCGCGAAGGAGCTCGTCGGCATCGTGGGCGACGAGTCGATCCCCGGCCGCATCATGATCGTCGTCGAGAACGTCACCGAATTCGGCGACACCGACGCCGAACGCCCGCTCAAGGAGCTCTTCCAGGCGATCAACCGGAGCGACCACTTCCTGGTCGGCGACGGCGACGTGTCGCAGCTGAGCTCGGGCTACGGACTCGTCGGCGAGCTGAAGGCCGGCCGGCGCGGCATCGCGCTGCGCCCCGAGACGTACGACGGCGACTCGCTGTTCAAGGTGCCGTTCCCGAAGGTCGCCCGCCACGAGTACCCCGAGGGCCGAGGCATCTTCGTCGAGAACGGCGCATTCGTGACCGTGCAGTTGCCGCTCGTGGGGGAGCAGCCGCTCGGTGGGTAG
- a CDS encoding RDD family protein, which produces MSITMHVDDEPTPGLGPDGRPDPAYAAALGLVPAPTGRRAAAFTLDAAIWLVLAAPTIFGSVVLSTAVLEAGGDVSAVDLGGLAGPLIAIAVGQALTAVFGLIQLISHGLRGVTVGKAAFGIRSVSVVDFGKAGFWRIVLRALVLWLSWVVLLVIGPALMFLSSNWDPERRGRSWLDRVGRCYAVDARHGLDPFDAKAMRHAQRQVASPREQGAAKPPSLASDRPVGEEFLIPSQRSSSGVVSAGGSVETGQWAPPPVGTTAPPVPGVPSPLPPTAAPVPLSPATQTWAPPAHTAPLPPAAPETASVAAPAPTSAPSSSPPATSAPRLVLAFDDGSRLVPAEYGLLGRAPVAAPGERIQLVPLDDPSMLISKVHAEFGADASGVWIADRGSTNGTDLRHPDGRTETLRAGVRTPLGVGSVVTLGGRSFTIVTEPGR; this is translated from the coding sequence ATGAGCATCACGATGCACGTCGATGACGAGCCCACCCCCGGACTCGGCCCCGACGGCCGACCCGATCCCGCCTACGCGGCCGCGCTCGGGCTCGTGCCGGCGCCGACGGGCCGCCGCGCCGCCGCGTTCACGCTCGACGCGGCGATCTGGCTCGTGCTCGCGGCCCCCACGATCTTCGGCTCCGTCGTGCTGTCGACCGCCGTGCTCGAGGCCGGCGGAGACGTCTCGGCCGTCGACCTCGGTGGCCTCGCCGGGCCGCTCATCGCGATCGCCGTCGGGCAGGCGCTCACGGCCGTGTTCGGGCTGATCCAGCTCATCTCGCACGGCCTGCGCGGCGTCACCGTCGGCAAGGCCGCCTTCGGCATCCGCTCGGTCAGTGTCGTCGACTTCGGCAAGGCCGGCTTCTGGCGCATCGTGCTCCGCGCGCTCGTGCTGTGGCTGAGCTGGGTCGTGCTGCTCGTCATCGGCCCGGCGCTCATGTTCCTCTCCTCCAACTGGGACCCCGAGCGACGGGGCCGCAGCTGGCTCGACCGCGTCGGCCGCTGCTACGCCGTCGACGCCCGCCACGGACTCGACCCGTTCGACGCCAAGGCCATGCGGCACGCGCAGCGCCAGGTCGCCTCGCCGCGCGAGCAGGGTGCGGCGAAGCCGCCGTCGCTCGCGAGCGACCGCCCGGTGGGCGAGGAGTTCCTCATCCCCTCGCAGCGCTCGAGCTCGGGGGTCGTCTCCGCCGGCGGATCCGTCGAGACCGGGCAGTGGGCCCCGCCGCCCGTCGGCACCACGGCACCGCCGGTACCCGGCGTGCCCTCGCCGCTGCCCCCGACCGCCGCTCCCGTGCCGCTGTCTCCCGCGACCCAGACCTGGGCGCCCCCGGCGCACACCGCGCCGTTGCCGCCGGCCGCACCCGAGACCGCATCCGTCGCCGCTCCTGCGCCGACATCCGCCCCGTCGTCGTCGCCGCCCGCGACCTCAGCGCCGCGGCTCGTGCTCGCGTTCGACGACGGCTCGCGCCTGGTGCCGGCCGAATACGGCCTGCTCGGCCGCGCACCCGTCGCCGCGCCCGGCGAGCGCATCCAGCTCGTGCCGCTCGACGACCCTTCGATGCTCATCTCGAAGGTCCACGCCGAGTTCGGCGCCGACGCGTCGGGCGTCTGGATCGCCGACCGGGGGTCGACGAATGGCACCGACCTGCGGCATCCCGACGGCCGAACCGAGACCCTGCGCGCCGGCGTGCGAACGCCGCTCGGGGTCGGCAGCGTGGTCACCCTCGGCGGCCGCAGCTTCACGATCGTCACCGAGCCCGGAAGGTAA
- the pilM gene encoding type IV pilus assembly protein PilM → MARTLAGIDIGNGSIRAAEIADSGGRKTPVLTHYAEMTLPEGAVVGGEVREPNTVAAAVRSLWTRGGFTTRHVVLGIGGERVLARDFTVRRAPLAQIRESLQFEARDVLPMAIADAVLDFYPKSEGVSEQGPVVTGLLIAAPKDVVLGNVRAVQAAGLTAADVDLIPFALTRALVTRAGVAGTVAVVDIGAETTTTLVVRDGVVQFVRIVHTGGNAVTGEILKELDSDPATAESIKRELGLRLTDAETADGRQAVEVIANVVRGQLAAIRNTIAYYQNGHADEPVTRVLLTGGGAHLKGLATALGELTRLPVEHVDAFSAVKLGHRLERAGLNGDARHMAVAVGLALGTAA, encoded by the coding sequence ATGGCACGAACACTCGCCGGCATCGACATCGGCAACGGCTCGATCCGCGCGGCCGAGATCGCCGACAGCGGCGGCCGCAAGACGCCCGTGCTCACCCACTACGCCGAGATGACCCTGCCGGAGGGCGCGGTCGTCGGCGGCGAGGTGCGCGAGCCCAACACGGTCGCCGCGGCGGTGCGTTCGCTCTGGACGCGCGGCGGCTTCACGACCAGGCACGTCGTGCTCGGCATCGGCGGTGAGCGCGTGCTCGCCCGCGACTTCACGGTGCGCCGGGCGCCGCTCGCGCAGATCCGCGAGTCGCTGCAGTTCGAGGCGCGCGACGTGCTGCCGATGGCGATCGCCGACGCCGTGCTCGACTTCTACCCGAAGTCCGAGGGCGTGAGCGAGCAGGGGCCGGTCGTGACGGGCCTGCTCATCGCCGCCCCGAAGGACGTGGTGCTCGGCAACGTGCGCGCGGTGCAGGCTGCAGGGCTCACGGCGGCGGATGTCGACCTGATCCCGTTCGCGCTGACCCGGGCGCTCGTGACGCGCGCCGGGGTCGCGGGCACGGTCGCCGTGGTCGACATCGGCGCGGAGACCACGACGACCCTCGTCGTGCGCGACGGCGTCGTGCAGTTCGTGCGCATCGTGCACACGGGTGGCAACGCGGTCACGGGCGAGATCCTGAAGGAGCTCGACTCCGACCCTGCGACGGCCGAGTCGATCAAGCGCGAACTCGGCCTGCGCCTCACCGACGCCGAGACCGCCGACGGACGCCAGGCCGTCGAGGTCATCGCGAACGTCGTGCGCGGCCAGCTCGCGGCGATCCGCAACACGATCGCGTACTACCAGAACGGCCACGCCGACGAACCCGTCACGCGCGTGCTGCTCACGGGCGGCGGCGCGCACCTGAAGGGGCTCGCGACCGCGCTCGGCGAACTGACCCGACTGCCGGTCGAGCACGTCGACGCGTTCTCGGCCGTGAAGCTCGGGCACCGCCTCGAACGCGCTGGCCTGAACGGCGACGCGAGGCACATGGCCGTCGCGGTCGGCCTCGCACTCGGGACTGCGGCATGA
- a CDS encoding prepilin peptidase, whose translation MPAVATLATALPAMLVAAVGVLGLAIGSFLNVVVYRVPAGKSVVAPPSACPECGSEIRPRDNVPVLSWLVLRGRCRDCSAPISARYPLVELFTGVAFAGIAAWVAFGQGGSGASDAGAQATSGTLTMQLLDLAIMLVLAGVSIALALIDLDTRRLPNVIVAWAAIVLGALVVVASLAAEEPEAIGRALIGGVGLFAVYLLLAIVSRGGMGMGDVKLAGVLGLVLAYFGWAELFVGAFAAFLLGGIAGVVLLLTRRAGRRTAIPFGPWMLLGAWVGIVFGPALSTWYLGLAGFG comes from the coding sequence ATGCCCGCCGTCGCCACGCTCGCCACCGCGCTGCCCGCCATGCTCGTCGCTGCCGTCGGCGTGCTGGGGCTCGCGATCGGGTCGTTCCTGAACGTGGTCGTGTACAGGGTGCCGGCGGGCAAGTCGGTCGTGGCGCCGCCGAGCGCGTGCCCCGAGTGCGGCAGCGAGATCCGCCCGCGCGACAACGTGCCGGTGCTGTCGTGGCTCGTGCTGCGGGGGCGATGCCGCGACTGCTCGGCGCCGATCTCGGCGCGGTATCCGCTCGTCGAGCTCTTCACGGGGGTCGCGTTCGCGGGCATCGCCGCGTGGGTCGCGTTCGGCCAGGGCGGTTCAGGGGCGTCGGATGCCGGTGCGCAGGCGACGTCGGGCACCCTGACCATGCAGCTGCTCGACCTGGCGATCATGCTCGTGCTGGCGGGCGTCAGCATCGCGCTGGCGCTCATCGACCTCGACACCAGGCGCCTGCCGAACGTGATCGTCGCGTGGGCGGCGATCGTGCTCGGTGCGCTGGTGGTCGTCGCCTCGCTCGCGGCCGAAGAGCCCGAGGCGATCGGGCGTGCGCTCATCGGCGGCGTCGGCCTCTTCGCCGTCTACCTGCTGCTCGCGATCGTCTCGCGGGGCGGCATGGGCATGGGCGACGTCAAGCTCGCCGGCGTGCTCGGCCTCGTGCTCGCCTACTTCGGCTGGGCCGAGCTGTTCGTGGGCGCGTTCGCCGCGTTCCTGCTCGGCGGGATCGCCGGCGTGGTGCTGCTCCTCACCCGCAGGGCGGGTCGGCGCACCGCGATCCCGTTCGGCCCGTGGATGCTGCTCGGCGCCTGGGTCGGCATCGTCTTCGGCCCAGCGCTCTCCACCTGGTACCTCGGCCTCGCCGGATTCGGGTGA
- a CDS encoding PilW family protein: MIGRRSRPLRRIDGQGDDAGLSLVELLVAVMLMGIVLTMVASLFISTTKSTAQSGEVHESTGNASNMANALGGVIRFATTNPKTGSTVPDPAVVVARADRLALIAAVGVSATAEPSGRPPKPTLVEFSSASNRLTERRWTPTASGATWVFAGGSDPTTAVPAMTRGLGGRLTNAAVFTYFDATGAPLDPGTGALTATQRANVAEIGIRLVVVPPSNPAGAQSVVIERRIPLANLGLRGPT, encoded by the coding sequence GTGATCGGCCGACGCTCGAGACCACTCCGCAGGATCGACGGGCAGGGCGACGACGCAGGCCTGAGCCTCGTCGAGCTGCTGGTCGCAGTGATGCTCATGGGCATCGTGCTCACCATGGTCGCGAGCCTGTTCATCTCGACGACGAAGTCGACCGCCCAGAGCGGCGAGGTGCACGAATCCACGGGCAACGCCTCGAACATGGCGAACGCCCTCGGCGGGGTCATCCGTTTCGCCACCACCAACCCGAAGACCGGGTCGACGGTGCCCGACCCTGCGGTGGTCGTCGCACGCGCCGACCGCCTCGCGCTCATCGCCGCGGTCGGGGTCTCCGCGACGGCTGAGCCGAGCGGCAGGCCCCCGAAGCCGACGCTCGTGGAGTTCTCGTCCGCATCGAACCGACTGACCGAGCGCCGGTGGACCCCGACGGCCTCGGGCGCGACCTGGGTGTTCGCGGGGGGTTCGGATCCGACGACGGCCGTCCCGGCCATGACCAGAGGACTGGGCGGGCGGCTCACGAACGCGGCCGTCTTCACCTACTTCGACGCGACGGGTGCTCCGCTCGACCCCGGCACAGGAGCGCTCACGGCCACCCAGCGGGCGAACGTGGCCGAGATCGGGATCCGCCTCGTGGTCGTTCCGCCGAGCAATCCGGCAGGAGCACAGTCGGTCGTGATCGAACGCCGGATCCCGCTCGCCAACCTCGGGCTCAGGGGGCCGACATGA
- a CDS encoding type IV pilus modification PilV family protein: MHPRTHPTPEVDAGDDAGLGLVEVLIAMLVFAIVAVSVAYSLTFTLTTTKNTKDREVAVNLAAEEIDEVRSIGNPFAVLSVPRPMVPAREQVVGGVRFTINRETSWVNESGTDANCSASGGTLRYKRIKVTVDWPGSGAGAAPAVSETLLAPASRINDALKGTIFISVKGSNGAGLEGVTPTVSGTSGPAAEPTDAEGCSFVLGVTPGNYAVTIGGGFIDTTQASPSRVPVTGNLAVLAGQSTAFQFEVDRPGTFRTQYATNRSVLAGGTTTAIIFPPALKTNFTSTLAPFTKSAQPVDTTGTIKTAELTTSLFPTPAGYQAFAGDYTASLPSQPGCEVSDPAAWAADVSTSTTYIAQRGAGQSTTPSGTAAPIRVPMGVVQITRAATTTGSTATRTYLLAIRQAGPVLAGQPGCVESSPQTIQFGQVLPGSAAASTRVALPFGSWKLWATNTNTTSTSSNVTQLTSAAQATILSNVIPGRANADASGILTVDPRGITP; the protein is encoded by the coding sequence GTGCACCCACGCACTCACCCAACACCCGAGGTCGACGCCGGCGATGACGCCGGCCTCGGCCTCGTCGAGGTGCTCATCGCGATGCTCGTCTTCGCGATCGTGGCCGTGAGCGTCGCCTACTCGCTCACGTTCACACTGACGACGACAAAGAACACCAAGGACCGCGAGGTCGCGGTGAACCTTGCCGCCGAGGAGATCGACGAGGTGCGATCGATCGGCAACCCGTTCGCCGTCCTGTCGGTTCCCCGCCCGATGGTGCCTGCGCGTGAGCAGGTCGTGGGTGGGGTGAGGTTCACGATCAACCGCGAGACCTCCTGGGTCAATGAGTCCGGCACCGATGCGAACTGCTCGGCGTCTGGCGGAACCCTCCGCTACAAGCGCATCAAGGTCACGGTGGACTGGCCTGGCAGTGGTGCCGGAGCAGCCCCCGCCGTCAGCGAGACCCTCCTCGCGCCGGCGAGCCGCATCAACGATGCGCTGAAGGGCACGATCTTCATCTCGGTGAAGGGCTCGAACGGAGCGGGCCTCGAGGGCGTGACGCCCACGGTGAGCGGGACCTCCGGCCCGGCCGCCGAGCCGACCGATGCCGAGGGGTGCAGTTTCGTGCTCGGCGTGACGCCGGGCAACTACGCCGTCACGATCGGCGGCGGATTCATCGACACCACGCAGGCGAGCCCTTCGAGGGTGCCGGTGACCGGCAATCTCGCCGTGCTGGCGGGCCAGTCCACCGCATTCCAGTTCGAGGTCGATCGTCCCGGCACGTTCCGCACCCAGTACGCCACCAATCGCTCGGTGCTCGCGGGCGGCACCACGACGGCGATCATCTTCCCGCCGGCGTTGAAGACCAACTTCACCAGCACGCTGGCGCCATTCACGAAGTCAGCGCAGCCCGTCGACACGACGGGCACCATCAAGACCGCAGAGCTCACGACGAGCCTCTTCCCGACCCCCGCGGGGTACCAGGCCTTCGCCGGTGACTACACCGCCAGCTTGCCCAGCCAGCCCGGATGCGAGGTCTCGGACCCCGCTGCATGGGCCGCCGACGTCTCGACCTCAACCACGTACATCGCTCAGCGCGGAGCGGGCCAGTCCACGACCCCGAGCGGCACGGCCGCGCCGATCAGAGTGCCCATGGGCGTCGTGCAGATCACCCGCGCGGCGACGACCACGGGAAGCACCGCAACCCGCACCTACCTCCTCGCGATCCGCCAGGCCGGCCCGGTGCTCGCCGGGCAGCCTGGTTGCGTCGAGAGCAGCCCGCAGACGATCCAGTTCGGGCAGGTCCTGCCCGGTTCGGCCGCTGCGTCCACACGGGTCGCGCTCCCGTTCGGCAGCTGGAAGCTCTGGGCGACGAACACCAACACGACGAGCACCTCGAGCAACGTCACCCAACTCACCAGCGCAGCGCAGGCGACGATCCTCAGCAATGTGATCCCCGGCCGCGCGAACGCCGACGCGAGCGGCATCCTCACGGTCGACCCGAGGGGGATCACCCCGTGA
- a CDS encoding prepilin-type N-terminal cleavage/methylation domain-containing protein: MIKRILSSLEERRRNLKDEDKGFTLIELLVVVIIIGILVAIAIPVYIGLQNGAKVASLDSDLKNGQIAVIAYYAEQSTPAASTTNTVPYGFVQSPGNVLAITGTSASAYCVSGTRTDPSTTKHIDQDGVLENGPC, encoded by the coding sequence GTGATCAAGCGGATCCTGTCGTCGCTCGAGGAGCGCCGTCGCAACCTCAAGGACGAGGACAAGGGCTTCACGCTCATCGAGCTCCTCGTCGTCGTCATCATCATCGGCATCCTCGTGGCGATCGCCATCCCGGTGTATATCGGGCTCCAGAACGGGGCGAAGGTGGCCTCGCTCGACTCCGACCTCAAGAACGGGCAGATCGCAGTGATCGCCTACTACGCCGAGCAGTCCACGCCGGCCGCGTCCACGACAAACACAGTGCCCTACGGCTTCGTCCAGAGCCCGGGCAACGTGCTTGCGATCACGGGAACGTCTGCGTCTGCGTACTGCGTCTCTGGTACACGCACCGATCCGTCGACCACAAAGCACATCGATCAAGATGGTGTGCTCGAGAACGGGCCCTGCTAA